The genome window TTCAAGCTTAGTCCAGTGCCCCATACGCAGGTTATTAGGAATAATGATAGGTCCATAACGCACCCGCATCAGACGACTGACTTGTACCCCTTGGCTTTCCCATAAACGACGCACTTCACGGTTACGACCTTCCTGAATAACCACGTGATACCACTTATTGGCACCTTCGCCACCAGACTCCTGAATATCAGCAAACTTAGCTTCACCGTCCTCAAGCATAACGCCGTCACGCAGCGCCTGCATCATGTCTGATGTGACTTCACCCAAGACACGTACCGCATACTCACGATCCATTTCATGGGAAGGATGCATCAAACGATTCGCCAGCTCACCATCAGTGGTCAGAATAATTAGGCCGCTGGTATTTAAATCGAGTCGCCCAACACTCACCCAACGACCCTGCTCCGGAATAGGCAGCGACTGAAAGATCGTACGGCGACCTTCAGGGTCCTTACGCGTGCATACTTCACCAACAGGCTTGTTATAAAGAATGACCTGCTTAGCAGGCTCTTGCCACAAGCGTTTCGGCGAAAGCGGTTTATTATCGAGTTTTAAACGATCACCTTCACTAATCTGATCACCTAAACTTGCAAGCTCACCATTTCGAGTGACGCGCCCTTCCTTAATCCAGGTTTCAACCTGTCGACGAGAGCCATAACCCGCTCTTGCTAATACTTTTTGAATACGTTCAGCCATAAAACCGCGTCAGCAACCTTTTATTTATAATTTAAACCCATTGATGAACGGACTTCCGCCAAGGTTTCCTGCGCCACTTCACGGGCAGCAGCATTACCATCATCAATAATACGGCGGACATCCTCTGGGTGTTGACTTAAATCCAACGCCCGTTCACGGATGGGTCTCAGTTCGGCACTCACAGCATCAATCAGTGGACCTTTACAGTCCAGACACCCGATACTTGCACTGCGACAACCTTCTTGTACCCATTGTTTTTGATCTTCTGAAGCGTAAACCTCATGCAGCTGCCATACAGGACAGCGCTCAGGTTCACCGGGATCAGTTCGACGGACACGATTGGTATCCGT of Methylophaga marina contains these proteins:
- the rluB gene encoding 23S rRNA pseudouridine(2605) synthase RluB codes for the protein MAERIQKVLARAGYGSRRQVETWIKEGRVTRNGELASLGDQISEGDRLKLDNKPLSPKRLWQEPAKQVILYNKPVGEVCTRKDPEGRRTIFQSLPIPEQGRWVSVGRLDLNTSGLIILTTDGELANRLMHPSHEMDREYAVRVLGEVTSDMMQALRDGVMLEDGEAKFADIQESGGEGANKWYHVVIQEGRNREVRRLWESQGVQVSRLMRVRYGPIIIPNNLRMGHWTKLEGSDLDYLYEQAGMKPVSKATSGRKQPAAKQERAKKTRPRKEFSTNKAEQKRDAEEAAPKRRPRIRGH